Proteins from a genomic interval of Ghiorsea bivora:
- a CDS encoding PilZ domain-containing protein produces MPDQNRRQDFRIDDILPMQDTLLTKDEYEAQSEQIGIRSRQNSMLQEMVGRDIFSSNMKESLNHDMAAAIETLDAKLNYLIGVNMLNDANRSDLKERSVNLSVTGTSFFTKKSYQKGDYIKTTMMLPSFPPTILELVGTVTWVKKQDSDALHIGVRFHYRCDEEENSIAKYVFRRHRESIRLRAKQEQQRNNSQAS; encoded by the coding sequence ATGCCTGATCAAAATCGAAGACAAGATTTTCGCATTGATGATATTCTGCCCATGCAAGATACATTGCTCACCAAAGATGAGTATGAAGCCCAAAGTGAACAAATTGGTATTCGTTCTCGACAAAATAGTATGTTACAAGAAATGGTCGGCCGTGATATTTTTTCTTCAAATATGAAAGAAAGCCTTAATCATGATATGGCAGCTGCTATTGAAACCTTAGATGCCAAGCTTAACTATTTGATTGGCGTTAATATGCTTAATGATGCCAACCGCAGCGATCTTAAAGAACGCTCTGTAAATTTAAGTGTTACGGGCACAAGTTTTTTTACTAAAAAGTCATATCAGAAAGGTGACTACATCAAAACCACCATGATGCTCCCCTCTTTCCCACCAACCATTCTTGAACTTGTGGGTACGGTGACATGGGTAAAAAAACAAGACAGCGACGCATTACATATTGGTGTACGCTTTCACTACCGTTGTGATGAAGAAGAAAACAGTATTGCCAAATATGTATTCCGCCGCCACCGCGAAAGCATACGCCTGCGAGCCAAACAAGAGCAGCAACGCAACAATTCGCAAGCATCATAG
- the glmM gene encoding phosphoglucosamine mutase, with translation MRRYFGTDGVRGVVNTDPMTAEFALRLGRAAGHVLTKHLKHKPHVLIGKDTRLSGYMIESALCAGLTAQGMNVLLVGPVPTPAVAYLTRSLRADAGVVLSASHNPAGDNGIKFFAADGFKLPDSVELEIEAALDNLPPLPPALEIGKAVRVDDARGRYIEFLKSSLPRGVRFDGLKVVIDSANGAAYDVAPSLFKEMGCEVISLFDQPDGYNINQQCGSTYPETMCQKVIDVGADIGFALDGDADRLIACNAQGQLVDGDQVIAILADHLLKQGKLKGQAVVTTLMSNMGLGKFLEQRGVQMLRANVGDRYVLEMMRDKGCNLGGEQSGHMILLDSNTTGDGLMTALQLLCAMQETAQPLSELAKDLTLYPQKLWNIVMEKKVDVLSDASVQTLIQNAEQSLGNTGRINVRASGTEPKLRVMLEAESETLMLDVGNRLVEELTFTIKTLM, from the coding sequence ATGCGTCGTTATTTTGGTACAGATGGTGTGAGAGGGGTAGTGAATACTGACCCAATGACTGCTGAATTTGCTTTGCGTTTAGGTAGAGCCGCTGGTCATGTTTTGACCAAACATTTAAAACACAAACCACATGTCTTGATTGGTAAAGATACGCGGCTTTCGGGTTATATGATTGAATCAGCTTTATGTGCAGGGCTTACAGCCCAAGGTATGAATGTATTGCTTGTTGGTCCTGTGCCTACACCTGCAGTGGCTTATTTGACGCGAAGCCTACGGGCTGATGCGGGTGTGGTGTTATCTGCTTCACATAATCCAGCGGGTGATAATGGTATTAAGTTTTTTGCTGCCGATGGTTTTAAACTTCCTGATAGTGTGGAGCTAGAAATTGAAGCCGCACTTGATAACTTGCCACCATTACCACCTGCTTTGGAGATTGGTAAAGCTGTGCGTGTTGATGATGCACGGGGTCGTTATATTGAGTTTTTAAAGTCTTCATTGCCGCGAGGTGTTCGTTTTGATGGGCTAAAAGTGGTCATCGATAGTGCCAATGGTGCAGCTTATGATGTTGCCCCAAGTTTGTTTAAAGAAATGGGTTGTGAAGTCATTTCCTTATTTGACCAACCTGATGGTTACAATATCAATCAACAGTGTGGCTCGACATATCCTGAAACGATGTGTCAGAAAGTGATTGATGTAGGTGCGGATATTGGTTTTGCACTGGATGGTGATGCAGATAGACTCATTGCTTGTAATGCCCAAGGTCAGCTTGTGGATGGTGATCAAGTGATTGCTATTTTGGCTGACCATTTACTCAAGCAAGGAAAACTCAAAGGGCAGGCAGTGGTGACCACCTTGATGAGCAATATGGGGCTGGGTAAGTTCCTTGAACAACGTGGTGTGCAAATGTTGCGAGCAAACGTTGGCGATAGATATGTGTTGGAAATGATGCGGGATAAAGGTTGTAATCTTGGTGGTGAACAATCGGGTCACATGATTTTATTGGATAGCAATACCACGGGGGATGGTTTAATGACTGCCTTGCAGTTGTTATGTGCAATGCAAGAAACAGCGCAACCGCTTTCTGAATTGGCTAAAGATTTAACGCTTTATCCACAAAAACTGTGGAATATTGTGATGGAAAAGAAAGTGGATGTGTTAAGTGATGCATCTGTGCAAACATTGATTCAAAATGCAGAGCAAAGCTTGGGCAATACAGGTCGGATTAATGTGCGAGCATCGGGTACGGAACCAAAACTTCGGGTCATGCTTGAAGCGGAAAGTGAAACTTTGATGTTAGATGTTGGTAATCGTTTGGTTGAAGAGCTTACTTTTACTATCAAAACGTTGATGTAA
- a CDS encoding CdaR family protein gives MRMLRVLGLPFWSVLIAVVLWVQVHGQGMGSVRMDVALQVRDVPADMVIVNDLPDQVSVTISGLQAQLNALDTKNLFVSVDASSLNMPGVIEQALDVETIDLPVGLKVEKIQPDSVQLQVDHIVTRILDVVPTFDLPQGWEVQHVVVTPSIVKLSGPEVWLSTLNKVDTVAVRLPLEEGLFDVQAELVPLSGQGIHLLDKDLSIRIRGELSHIDATADADVPDANTQKSIGDK, from the coding sequence ATGAGAATGCTTCGTGTATTGGGGTTACCATTTTGGTCAGTGTTGATTGCAGTTGTATTGTGGGTGCAGGTTCACGGTCAAGGTATGGGTTCAGTACGCATGGATGTTGCATTACAAGTACGTGATGTGCCTGCTGATATGGTGATTGTGAATGATTTACCCGATCAGGTAAGTGTGACTATTTCTGGTTTGCAGGCGCAACTAAATGCTTTGGATACCAAAAACTTATTTGTATCTGTGGATGCATCATCATTGAATATGCCTGGTGTGATTGAGCAGGCATTGGATGTTGAAACCATTGATTTACCTGTTGGATTAAAGGTTGAAAAAATTCAGCCAGATAGTGTGCAATTACAAGTGGATCATATTGTCACACGTATTTTAGATGTGGTTCCTACGTTTGATTTGCCACAAGGGTGGGAAGTACAACATGTGGTAGTAACCCCATCGATTGTGAAACTTTCAGGTCCAGAGGTTTGGTTAAGCACATTAAACAAAGTGGATACTGTTGCTGTGCGATTGCCATTGGAAGAGGGCTTGTTTGATGTGCAAGCCGAGCTTGTGCCATTGAGTGGGCAAGGCATCCATTTATTAGATAAAGATTTGAGTATACGTATTCGTGGGGAACTGAGTCATATCGATGCAACAGCTGATGCTGATGTGCCAGATGCGAATACACAAAAGAGTATTGGGGATAAATAA
- a CDS encoding diadenylate cyclase codes for MLIGNMQVSLLDLIDIGLVAFVVYYVLRLIRGTHAEKMLIGLALMFVLYEVARTFGLLTVEWIFDQVFSVFIVILVVLFQAEIRKGLMRVAVNPLAVSATPKDELIAAVVKATTRLINKRWGALIVFERETGLKHLDESGVLLHSRADAELILTLFSPSTPLHDGAVVIALNEENLPEIRSARVLLPLAKSKSVDGDLGTRHRAAIGLTEENDALVLVVSEERGDVHLVENGELGEALDAKTLKLKLKKKLVSMKANGKSKT; via the coding sequence ATGTTGATTGGTAATATGCAAGTTAGCCTACTCGATTTGATTGATATAGGGCTTGTTGCGTTTGTGGTCTATTATGTGCTGCGTTTAATTCGAGGCACACATGCTGAGAAAATGCTGATTGGGCTAGCCTTGATGTTTGTGTTGTATGAAGTGGCGCGTACTTTCGGTTTACTGACGGTTGAGTGGATATTTGATCAAGTTTTCTCTGTTTTTATTGTGATTTTAGTGGTTCTTTTTCAAGCTGAGATTCGTAAAGGTTTGATGCGTGTGGCTGTGAACCCGCTTGCGGTTTCAGCCACGCCTAAGGATGAGCTTATCGCTGCAGTTGTTAAAGCAACGACTAGACTTATCAATAAGCGATGGGGAGCTTTGATTGTTTTTGAACGGGAAACAGGCTTGAAACACTTGGATGAAAGTGGTGTTTTGTTGCACTCACGCGCAGATGCTGAGTTGATATTAACACTATTCTCACCCTCCACACCATTGCATGATGGTGCTGTGGTGATTGCCTTAAATGAGGAAAATCTTCCCGAAATAAGATCCGCCCGAGTATTATTACCGCTAGCCAAGTCGAAAAGTGTTGATGGCGACTTAGGTACTCGGCATAGAGCAGCTATTGGTTTGACAGAAGAAAATGATGCTTTGGTTTTGGTTGTTTCAGAAGAACGCGGTGATGTACACTTGGTTGAAAATGGTGAGCTGGGCGAAGCTTTGGATGCCAAAACATTAAAATTAAAGCTGAAGAAAAAATTGGTTTCCATGAAAGCCAATGGGAAAAGTAAAACATGA
- the folP gene encoding dihydropteroate synthase, producing MTARWHRKKGQPTWLMGVLNCTPDSFSDGAGLSVSELVCKTEVMLSQGADIIDVGGESTRPNAEPVSLEEELARVIPVIQALPNDIVISIDTMKAEVMRQAIEAGASLVNDVSALTFDRDSLAVVAKSGVDVCLMHMQGTPETMQQAPKYVNVLAEVIQFFERRIDACLAAGIKRTSIILDPGIGFGKNLEDNLTLIANIDQIKRKFALPVLLGASRKSFLGKITGSDIHHREVETAVASAIGVFNGVDMVRVHDCTLHHPMMVAAKLADYRQLSVC from the coding sequence TTGACGGCGCGTTGGCATCGTAAAAAAGGGCAGCCTACGTGGCTGATGGGGGTGCTCAATTGCACACCAGATTCTTTTTCTGATGGTGCAGGCCTGAGTGTATCCGAGCTTGTGTGTAAAACTGAAGTCATGCTTTCACAAGGTGCGGATATTATTGATGTTGGTGGTGAATCAACGCGCCCTAATGCTGAGCCTGTCAGCCTTGAGGAAGAACTTGCCCGTGTGATTCCTGTGATTCAGGCATTGCCTAATGATATCGTGATCTCTATTGATACCATGAAAGCTGAGGTGATGCGGCAGGCGATTGAGGCAGGTGCCAGTTTAGTGAATGATGTGAGCGCATTGACGTTTGATCGCGATAGTTTGGCTGTCGTGGCAAAGTCAGGTGTCGATGTATGTTTAATGCATATGCAAGGCACACCAGAAACCATGCAACAAGCGCCGAAGTATGTGAATGTGCTTGCTGAAGTGATACAGTTTTTTGAACGTCGTATCGATGCCTGTTTAGCGGCAGGGATTAAGAGAACATCAATTATTCTTGATCCTGGCATAGGTTTTGGTAAAAATCTTGAAGATAATTTAACTTTGATTGCCAATATAGACCAAATAAAACGAAAGTTTGCTTTGCCTGTGTTGTTGGGTGCATCTCGCAAGTCTTTCTTAGGGAAAATTACGGGTTCAGATATTCATCACCGTGAAGTGGAAACAGCTGTTGCTTCGGCAATTGGGGTGTTTAATGGTGTGGATATGGTTCGAGTCCATGATTGCACACTTCACCATCCCATGATGGTGGCAGCGAAACTAGCTGATTATAGGCAGCTTAGCGTATGTTGA